The following coding sequences are from one Candidatus Nitronereus thalassa window:
- the mgtE gene encoding magnesium transporter, with protein MGAPIEELIDQQQWEKLQKQIEAQPAPEVADALVTLPQDRQALFFNVLSPSQSAEVFSYLMPEVQEPLLKALPDDKVRVLLAKLPPDDRTKVLEGLSHHTISKLLTLLNHQDLQEAQQLLHYPKESVGRLMTPDFVSVMPDWTIGSAFDHIRKEGKESETIAVIYVRDTHWKLLDALNLEQLVLASPSQTISKIMDSSCVALHPEDDQEKAVRTIQKHDLVALPVIDASGNLLGIVTADDVLDVAEEEATEDMQKGAAVEPLKTRYRDSSVWGLYRKRIPWLGGLVLVNLVASGVIAFYEETLASALALAFFIPVLMGSGGNTGTQAATLMVRALATENFTGAQWMKTLLKEIGVGSLLGITMGLGIAVLGIARNDWALGMTVGLAMGAIVLLSNIIGVLFPIVLNYFRVDPAVASSPMVTSTADVTSLALYFAIATFVLTNAPGGM; from the coding sequence ATGGGCGCACCCATTGAAGAATTGATTGATCAACAACAATGGGAGAAACTGCAAAAGCAGATTGAAGCGCAACCAGCGCCAGAAGTCGCTGATGCCCTCGTGACCCTGCCTCAAGATCGTCAAGCATTGTTTTTCAATGTCTTGTCGCCTTCACAATCTGCTGAGGTCTTTTCTTATTTAATGCCTGAAGTACAGGAACCGTTACTCAAGGCCTTGCCAGATGACAAAGTACGTGTCTTGTTAGCAAAGCTGCCACCAGATGATCGCACGAAAGTTCTTGAGGGATTATCTCACCATACGATTTCGAAACTTCTGACATTACTCAACCACCAGGATCTCCAAGAAGCTCAACAGCTTCTACACTATCCCAAAGAAAGCGTCGGCCGACTCATGACTCCGGATTTCGTCTCCGTAATGCCTGATTGGACAATAGGGAGCGCGTTTGACCATATACGAAAAGAAGGGAAAGAATCGGAAACAATAGCCGTAATTTATGTCAGAGATACACATTGGAAACTCCTTGACGCACTGAACCTTGAACAATTGGTGTTGGCGAGTCCATCGCAGACTATTTCCAAAATTATGGACTCCTCGTGTGTAGCGCTTCATCCCGAAGACGATCAGGAAAAGGCCGTGCGAACAATACAAAAACATGATTTGGTTGCTCTTCCGGTTATCGATGCATCTGGAAACTTACTGGGAATTGTCACGGCAGACGATGTGCTTGACGTGGCCGAAGAGGAAGCCACCGAAGATATGCAAAAAGGCGCTGCGGTCGAGCCTCTCAAAACCCGTTATCGTGACTCATCGGTCTGGGGATTGTATCGAAAACGAATCCCATGGCTTGGCGGGTTGGTGTTAGTGAATCTCGTTGCTTCGGGAGTGATTGCGTTCTATGAAGAGACCCTCGCCTCGGCCCTGGCCTTAGCGTTCTTTATTCCCGTGCTCATGGGTAGTGGAGGAAATACGGGAACTCAGGCCGCGACGCTGATGGTTCGGGCATTGGCCACGGAAAACTTCACAGGCGCGCAATGGATGAAAACTTTGTTGAAAGAAATTGGAGTCGGAAGCCTTTTGGGCATCACCATGGGGCTCGGCATTGCGGTGTTGGGTATTGCCAGGAATGACTGGGCTCTTGGGATGACGGTAGGACTCGCGATGGGGGCAATTGTGCTGCTTTCCAATATCATTGGGGTACTGTTCCCGATTGTGTTGAATTATTTTCGCGTTGACCCCGCTGTCGCCAGTAGTCCCATGGTGACCTCAACTGCAGACGTCACGAGTCTTGCCCTTTATTTTGCCATTGCGACGTTCGTATTAACGAATGCACCAGGGGGAATGTAA
- a CDS encoding VIT1/CCC1 transporter family protein: MNSRTKIKRYERNFKDETGSVALYQALAKMESNAKIAEVFQRIAQQEQRHADIWKHKLETLGWAIPHKPLEFRWRLIIWLAKRFGPAFILPALTEMEYNGSRRYQQDPEARDGELFVQEHSHARVLRAIGKGAEEGIEGSELARMEGRHHAIGGNVLRASVLGANDGLVSNVSLIMGVVGANFSEQTIIITGLAGLLAGAGSMAMGEWISVQSSRELSQRQIDIESDEIDEMPEEEQEEMVLIFEAKGLKKEDAQNLAKELMSDKHRALDTLTREELGIDPEKLGGTAWEAAISSFLLFVFGASIPLIPFAIFDKQLAIFSGILFSALMLFVFGAAVALITGRSIFYSGFRQLLLGLAAATITYGTGRFLGITVLN; this comes from the coding sequence ATGAATTCTCGCACAAAGATTAAACGGTATGAGAGAAACTTTAAAGATGAAACAGGGAGTGTCGCCCTGTATCAGGCGTTGGCCAAAATGGAGTCTAATGCAAAGATTGCTGAGGTGTTCCAACGCATCGCTCAACAGGAACAGCGACATGCGGACATTTGGAAACACAAATTAGAAACATTGGGTTGGGCCATCCCCCATAAACCTCTCGAATTTCGCTGGCGTTTGATTATTTGGTTGGCTAAACGATTCGGGCCGGCTTTCATTCTCCCTGCTTTGACTGAAATGGAATATAACGGCTCGAGACGCTATCAGCAGGATCCTGAAGCTCGTGATGGCGAGTTGTTTGTTCAAGAACATTCACATGCCAGAGTGTTACGGGCAATAGGTAAAGGAGCGGAAGAAGGCATCGAGGGAAGCGAACTAGCTCGGATGGAAGGGCGTCATCACGCCATTGGCGGGAATGTGTTGCGAGCCAGCGTATTAGGAGCCAACGATGGATTGGTTTCGAATGTAAGCCTAATCATGGGTGTCGTTGGCGCAAATTTCTCTGAACAAACCATTATCATCACTGGATTGGCCGGCCTTTTAGCAGGGGCCGGTTCTATGGCCATGGGAGAATGGATTTCAGTGCAAAGTTCACGAGAATTATCGCAGCGGCAAATCGACATTGAGTCAGATGAAATTGATGAAATGCCAGAAGAAGAGCAAGAAGAGATGGTGCTAATTTTTGAGGCCAAGGGACTGAAGAAGGAGGATGCACAAAATTTGGCCAAGGAACTTATGTCGGATAAACATAGAGCTCTCGATACGTTGACTCGTGAGGAATTAGGGATTGATCCCGAAAAACTCGGCGGAACGGCCTGGGAAGCCGCGATTAGCTCGTTTTTGCTTTTTGTTTTTGGAGCTTCCATTCCGCTGATTCCGTTTGCGATTTTCGATAAGCAGCTTGCGATATTTAGCGGAATTCTGTTCAGTGCCCTTATGCTTTTTGTCTTTGGTGCGGCAGTGGCCTTGATCACAGGGCGAAGCATCTTCTATTCCGGATTTAGGCAGCTCCTTCTTGGACTCGCGGCTGCGACTATCACTTACGGAACAGGTCGATTTCTAGGCATAACGGTTTTGAATTAG
- a CDS encoding MgtC/SapB family protein, producing the protein MDVLLIELLQIQILGHVVAAMVLGGIVGLDRELANRPAGIRTHSLVAGAAALFVSMGQVLVEGFHSNINVDVLRSDPIRLIEAVITGVSFLGAGTIIRQQSADRVHGLTTAASILIVAGIGVCVALGQYILAIGVTGLVWVVLRGLHHVEARLGTASTRNLG; encoded by the coding sequence ATGGATGTGCTCCTAATCGAACTTCTTCAAATCCAAATTCTTGGCCATGTCGTTGCGGCCATGGTCTTAGGTGGAATAGTTGGGTTGGACCGCGAACTTGCCAATCGTCCGGCGGGTATCCGAACCCACAGTCTTGTCGCTGGAGCCGCCGCGTTGTTCGTATCAATGGGGCAAGTCTTGGTAGAGGGTTTCCATTCGAACATCAATGTCGATGTGCTTCGCTCTGACCCTATTCGCCTCATAGAAGCAGTCATCACAGGAGTCAGTTTTCTCGGTGCCGGTACCATTATTCGTCAACAATCGGCAGATCGTGTTCATGGTCTTACCACAGCAGCATCGATTTTAATCGTTGCGGGCATTGGTGTGTGTGTGGCTCTTGGTCAATATATTTTAGCAATCGGAGTGACCGGTTTGGTCTGGGTTGTGCTGAGGGGACTTCATCACGTTGAGGCTCGCCTGGGTACCGCATCGACACGAAATCTTGGATAG
- a CDS encoding cbb3-type cytochrome c oxidase subunit I → MSTSALVSKPLVRLWGWWALIWLTVFPIVGILVSIKFHNPNFLSETSWFTFGRLRPVHVNGVIFGSFSTSFIALLYYAVPRLCGVRLYKEAWGFWLLWLWNAFLVFGSASLLLGYNLGLEAAEFEWPLNLLRFFIFACIGIQILGTVFRRKEPRFYVSLWYATAALVWTLFNLILGNVVLPYSDEITGVNSAAMHGLYIHYIVGLWLTPAGLAIIYYFLPLSTKQPLFSHKLSLLGFWSLALFYPFVGTHHYLFSPIPYWTQTISIVTSMMLIIPVWTVTVNFFGTIKGQWGTVLGGNQADHYAGKFLMLGAVYYLLGCFQGSVEALRRLQELTHFNDFVIAHSHLTVFGSMVTWVVGGLYYVWPRVTGRQLWSAKLASWHLWLTIVGFTIMAVGLTAQGFIQGSMLEYGANFVDSMEEMKPWWVSRTLGGLAMDIALALMVINFYQTARKGVALEETQTHIAPESEHPVRPYTKPNWLETPSTIVVAAGIGFFSLAVLTQGIIPLLMAETRETTVQNVVTESTVQVATYSPEEQRGREVYIREGCWYCHSQYIRPVTGERFRWGPVSQAGEYAHDRPHLFSTRRIGPDLTRVGRKYGDDWHIAHHWNPREVVPNSIMPKFPWLFTEGEDSSFVLNEDGKALLTYIQRLGTSIGDWREGFVSTRLVKGAALQSSPQGQADLFNLGRRVYELRCIGCHGEKGDGKGPAAKFLNPKPRDFTRGMFKFHSTAGQNSLPTDADLFVTITHGLWGTAMPPWYSLPERERWAVIHYIKSFSDRWENEKVPSPITVPLEPPVTATSLQEGATLFDTHCKLCHGAKGLGDGILAGQVNDVWGSPIQPANFVLPAGEPGGVKLGHDSQHLFTTIMTGVGGDPMPAFQEQLSVKQVWKIVHFVQSLRVNAQMKTLLASDLPTEKVEDARRRIWASLSTSANNGKLEDDVVILPESQPMSSIQTMKTGEQEDSTQKEEHAL, encoded by the coding sequence ATGAGCACTTCAGCCCTTGTGAGTAAGCCGTTAGTCAGACTATGGGGGTGGTGGGCTCTCATTTGGCTGACGGTGTTTCCCATTGTCGGGATCCTCGTTTCCATCAAATTTCATAATCCGAATTTTTTGAGTGAGACCTCATGGTTTACCTTCGGACGGCTACGACCGGTTCATGTCAATGGCGTCATCTTTGGCTCGTTTTCCACTTCGTTCATCGCCCTCCTGTATTATGCGGTTCCCAGACTCTGCGGGGTCAGACTCTACAAAGAAGCCTGGGGGTTTTGGCTTCTCTGGTTGTGGAATGCCTTTCTTGTCTTTGGAAGCGCTTCCCTTTTATTGGGATATAACCTTGGTTTAGAAGCAGCAGAATTCGAATGGCCGTTGAATCTGTTACGATTCTTTATCTTTGCGTGTATCGGCATTCAAATTCTCGGAACTGTGTTCCGTCGAAAAGAACCACGTTTTTATGTCTCGCTGTGGTATGCCACTGCTGCTTTGGTGTGGACGCTGTTCAACCTGATCTTGGGAAATGTTGTTCTGCCGTATAGCGACGAAATTACCGGGGTCAACAGCGCGGCCATGCACGGTTTGTATATCCATTATATTGTCGGGCTGTGGCTTACACCTGCTGGCTTAGCCATCATTTACTACTTCCTGCCGTTGAGTACTAAACAACCGCTTTTTAGTCATAAGCTATCGTTACTCGGGTTTTGGTCTCTTGCATTATTCTACCCCTTTGTGGGCACGCATCATTATTTGTTCAGTCCCATTCCGTACTGGACGCAAACTATTTCCATTGTCACGAGCATGATGCTTATCATTCCGGTCTGGACAGTCACGGTCAACTTTTTCGGAACAATCAAAGGACAATGGGGAACGGTTCTTGGCGGAAATCAGGCTGATCACTATGCCGGGAAATTTTTGATGCTTGGGGCCGTGTACTATTTGCTCGGATGTTTTCAAGGGTCAGTCGAAGCGCTACGCCGTCTTCAGGAGCTCACGCATTTCAATGATTTTGTCATTGCCCATTCACATTTAACCGTGTTCGGGTCCATGGTCACGTGGGTCGTGGGCGGACTCTATTACGTGTGGCCTCGCGTCACCGGTCGTCAATTATGGAGCGCCAAACTCGCCAGTTGGCATCTTTGGCTGACCATTGTGGGATTTACAATCATGGCAGTGGGGCTGACTGCACAAGGGTTCATCCAAGGGTCTATGCTGGAGTATGGGGCGAATTTTGTGGACTCGATGGAAGAAATGAAACCGTGGTGGGTGTCCCGAACACTTGGTGGCTTGGCCATGGATATTGCTCTGGCCTTGATGGTGATTAATTTTTATCAGACCGCACGAAAGGGTGTTGCGCTCGAAGAAACCCAGACCCACATTGCCCCGGAATCGGAACATCCTGTTCGACCGTACACCAAGCCAAATTGGTTAGAAACCCCATCAACGATTGTCGTGGCCGCAGGCATTGGTTTTTTCTCTCTTGCGGTGTTGACTCAGGGCATTATTCCCTTACTGATGGCTGAAACACGAGAGACCACTGTCCAAAATGTCGTGACGGAATCGACGGTACAAGTGGCGACGTATTCTCCTGAGGAACAACGCGGTCGGGAGGTGTATATTCGAGAAGGCTGTTGGTATTGCCACTCTCAATACATCCGTCCGGTTACCGGAGAAAGATTTCGGTGGGGTCCGGTTTCTCAGGCAGGAGAATATGCGCATGATCGGCCCCATCTATTCAGTACACGACGCATTGGTCCGGATTTGACACGAGTTGGACGAAAATATGGTGATGATTGGCATATCGCTCACCATTGGAATCCTCGGGAAGTTGTTCCGAATTCAATTATGCCAAAATTTCCCTGGTTGTTTACGGAGGGCGAAGATTCATCGTTTGTACTGAATGAAGACGGCAAGGCACTCCTGACCTATATCCAACGCTTGGGCACCTCTATCGGCGATTGGCGGGAAGGGTTTGTGTCCACGCGACTCGTCAAAGGCGCGGCGTTGCAATCGAGTCCACAAGGCCAGGCCGACCTTTTCAATTTAGGCCGTCGAGTCTATGAACTCCGGTGCATAGGGTGTCATGGTGAGAAGGGTGACGGCAAGGGACCAGCAGCCAAATTTCTGAACCCGAAACCAAGAGACTTCACACGGGGGATGTTCAAATTTCATTCGACCGCAGGTCAAAATTCATTACCAACCGACGCCGATCTTTTTGTCACAATCACGCATGGGCTGTGGGGTACGGCCATGCCTCCCTGGTATTCGTTGCCGGAACGAGAACGGTGGGCGGTCATCCACTATATCAAATCATTTTCAGATCGTTGGGAAAACGAAAAAGTTCCATCGCCGATTACGGTGCCTCTTGAACCACCCGTAACTGCAACGTCTCTTCAAGAAGGGGCCACGCTCTTCGACACGCATTGCAAGCTCTGTCATGGAGCTAAGGGATTGGGTGACGGCATTTTAGCAGGACAGGTCAATGATGTGTGGGGGAGCCCTATTCAGCCAGCCAACTTTGTGTTGCCCGCAGGAGAGCCGGGTGGTGTGAAATTAGGACATGACAGCCAGCACCTGTTTACGACAATTATGACAGGAGTTGGCGGAGATCCTATGCCCGCTTTTCAAGAACAGCTTTCTGTCAAACAAGTGTGGAAGATTGTTCATTTTGTGCAATCCCTTCGGGTGAATGCCCAAATGAAAACTCTCCTGGCCTCTGACTTGCCAACTGAAAAAGTAGAAGATGCGAGAAGGCGCATTTGGGCTTCCCTTTCTACTTCTGCCAACAATGGAAAATTAGAAGATGATGTCGTGATACTCCCTGAATCACAGCCTATGTCGTCAATACAGACGATGAAGACAGGAGAACAAGAGGACTCAACGCAAAAAGAAGAGCATGCTTTATGA
- a CDS encoding DUF2934 domain-containing protein, producing the protein MTEKRTATSPLTPKEKTRQKAQTISRASAKKLKGQQDAKTKISARVAVAAQKAKKKEKVINAMKYSHPEAGIPENPRLVPQGKEDTKNIYFKALGARIAKRAYELYEAKGGGHGHDLEDWLEAERQILSVEVVGEHPN; encoded by the coding sequence ATGACCGAGAAGCGTACAGCAACCTCTCCTCTTACTCCAAAAGAGAAAACAAGACAGAAGGCCCAAACCATATCTCGCGCCAGTGCTAAAAAGCTGAAAGGTCAACAAGATGCAAAAACCAAAATATCTGCGAGAGTCGCGGTCGCGGCTCAAAAGGCCAAAAAGAAAGAAAAAGTGATTAACGCAATGAAATATTCCCATCCAGAAGCAGGTATTCCAGAAAATCCACGCCTTGTTCCCCAAGGTAAAGAAGATACAAAGAATATTTATTTCAAAGCTTTAGGCGCTCGAATTGCGAAGAGAGCTTATGAGCTTTACGAGGCCAAAGGCGGGGGGCATGGTCATGATTTAGAAGACTGGTTGGAAGCGGAGAGGCAGATTTTGTCTGTGGAGGTCGTTGGGGAACATCCTAACTAG
- a CDS encoding tetratricopeptide repeat protein: MNQNRTICYTLLLFFMMTSIGATSPSFVPLKTDSGSPAQRLNQSGIKAYQEGEWQKAQEHFLSAGQEAPQSAVVHYNLGLTLHKIEEHKDAAQHFQKAADLGTNNSHIQESQILKDHLEMLN, encoded by the coding sequence ATGAACCAAAATCGCACCATTTGCTATACGCTTCTACTGTTTTTCATGATGACCAGTATCGGCGCGACAAGTCCATCGTTCGTTCCATTAAAAACCGACTCAGGATCTCCGGCACAAAGGCTTAACCAGTCCGGGATTAAAGCGTATCAGGAAGGGGAATGGCAAAAAGCACAGGAGCATTTCCTTTCGGCGGGTCAAGAGGCCCCTCAGTCTGCTGTCGTTCATTACAATCTTGGCTTAACGTTACATAAAATTGAAGAGCACAAGGATGCCGCCCAACATTTTCAAAAAGCGGCAGATCTAGGAACGAATAATTCACACATACAAGAATCTCAAATTCTGAAGGATCATTTAGAGATGCTGAACTAA
- a CDS encoding peptidylprolyl isomerase — protein sequence MDHPQPGDKVKIHYTCTLNDGSVCDSTHRAGPLELKLGQGEILREIEQRLLRMEFGESARVTLTPDLAYGQYRHELVTEIDQKEFRDRGIQPKIGLTLDINPPAGESMVARITEVDDTKVRLDANHPLAGQTLQYDLQLVSKVL from the coding sequence ATGGATCACCCGCAACCAGGAGACAAGGTGAAAATTCACTACACATGCACACTCAATGATGGTTCGGTTTGCGATTCGACGCATCGTGCCGGACCTCTGGAATTGAAGTTAGGTCAGGGAGAAATTCTCCGTGAAATTGAACAGAGGCTTTTGAGAATGGAATTCGGTGAATCAGCCAGAGTGACGCTCACACCTGACCTGGCATATGGTCAGTACAGGCATGAATTAGTGACCGAGATCGACCAAAAAGAATTTCGAGATCGTGGGATTCAGCCAAAAATTGGACTTACCTTGGATATCAATCCACCAGCGGGAGAATCCATGGTGGCGAGGATCACGGAGGTGGATGATACCAAGGTTCGATTGGATGCTAACCATCCTTTGGCCGGCCAGACATTACAGTATGATCTGCAACTTGTCTCCAAGGTGTTGTAA
- a CDS encoding CBS domain-containing protein, which translates to MTPIFETLRGGDLVSNAAQTMKRLGVTSMVVMDHMQVSGILTDKNIIENSTAQGLDPQKTTVRDVMTCGEIRCAEDQDLEEIEKKMDQMNTQYLVVLDSNGKPLGMISQDQLA; encoded by the coding sequence ATGACACCAATTTTTGAAACGTTGAGGGGTGGTGACTTGGTATCTAATGCGGCACAAACCATGAAGCGCCTTGGAGTCACCAGCATGGTGGTGATGGATCACATGCAAGTATCCGGCATTCTCACGGACAAGAATATTATCGAAAATAGTACCGCTCAAGGACTTGATCCCCAAAAAACGACTGTAAGGGATGTCATGACCTGTGGAGAAATTCGATGTGCTGAAGATCAAGATCTCGAGGAGATTGAAAAGAAAATGGACCAAATGAATACCCAATATCTTGTCGTACTTGATTCAAACGGAAAGCCATTGGGTATGATCTCTCAAGATCAGCTCGCTTAG
- a CDS encoding thiamine pyrophosphate-dependent enzyme: MSVTAAEVLIDTLHDWGVDRIFGMPGDGINGIMEALRFRQDRIQFIQVRHEEAAAFMACAHAKYTGQLGVCLATSGPGGLHLLNGLYDAKLDGQPVLAITGMPFHDLIGTKTQQDVELDKVFMDVAVYNERVMGAAHIENIAHLACRTALSYRGVAHITFPVDLQDSEVSKPTTKRNVPNHTSDVFAIEAGFPSNRDLDLAAAVLNGGEKVVILAGRGALGASEELELLAERLGAPIVKALLGKGSVPDDSPYTTGTIGLLGTKPSQEVLEECDTLLIAGSSFPYIEFLPKPGQARGVQIDMDPMRIGLRYPIEVGLVGQCRKTLNALLPMVQQKEDRSFLEKTQKGMKVWWALMEARGTNQSTPMKPQVVAWELGKQLRNSAIVSSDSGTIATWWARQVPAKADQLHSVSGNLASMANGLPYAMAAQLAYPDRQCVAFVGDGGFSMLMAELATCVKYQLPVKVIIIKNNTLGMIKWEQMVFLGNPEYGCELHPINFALFAEACGAKGLTIDDPQHCAATLQEAFETPGPVIIEALVDPFEPPMPPKVTLDQAAKFAHSLAKGEPNRDKIALTVLSDKVRELI, encoded by the coding sequence ATGAGTGTGACTGCGGCGGAAGTACTCATCGATACGCTTCACGATTGGGGCGTCGATAGGATATTCGGTATGCCTGGTGATGGGATCAACGGGATTATGGAAGCCCTCAGATTCCGACAGGATCGGATCCAATTCATTCAAGTCCGACATGAGGAAGCCGCCGCATTCATGGCCTGTGCCCACGCCAAATATACAGGACAACTTGGTGTCTGTTTAGCCACATCTGGGCCAGGCGGGCTTCATCTTCTCAACGGGCTGTACGATGCGAAACTCGATGGGCAGCCCGTATTAGCCATCACTGGTATGCCGTTTCACGATCTTATAGGCACGAAAACACAACAAGATGTCGAGCTCGATAAAGTGTTTATGGATGTGGCGGTTTATAACGAACGAGTAATGGGTGCAGCGCACATCGAAAACATCGCACATTTAGCATGTCGAACAGCCCTCAGTTACCGTGGGGTCGCCCACATCACGTTTCCTGTCGATCTGCAGGATAGCGAAGTGTCTAAACCTACGACCAAACGCAATGTGCCAAACCATACATCAGATGTATTCGCCATTGAAGCGGGATTTCCCAGCAATCGAGACTTGGATTTAGCGGCGGCGGTTCTCAATGGTGGCGAAAAAGTTGTGATTCTTGCGGGTAGGGGTGCTCTGGGAGCTTCCGAAGAACTCGAGCTGCTCGCAGAGCGATTAGGAGCTCCCATTGTCAAAGCCCTATTGGGAAAAGGGTCGGTACCGGACGATAGTCCCTATACAACCGGGACCATCGGCCTTCTTGGAACCAAACCTTCACAAGAAGTCTTGGAAGAATGCGATACCTTACTTATCGCAGGATCGTCCTTTCCATACATCGAGTTCCTTCCGAAACCTGGCCAGGCTCGTGGTGTCCAGATTGATATGGATCCCATGCGTATTGGGTTGCGTTATCCCATCGAAGTTGGACTGGTAGGACAATGCCGAAAAACGCTGAATGCATTATTGCCAATGGTTCAACAGAAAGAAGACCGATCCTTCCTAGAGAAAACGCAAAAGGGAATGAAGGTTTGGTGGGCGTTGATGGAAGCTCGCGGGACTAATCAGAGTACGCCCATGAAACCGCAGGTCGTAGCATGGGAATTAGGCAAGCAACTTCGCAACTCAGCGATTGTGTCCTCTGATTCCGGCACGATCGCCACGTGGTGGGCGAGACAGGTTCCTGCCAAAGCCGACCAACTGCATTCGGTCTCCGGCAATTTAGCCTCGATGGCGAATGGCCTTCCTTATGCCATGGCGGCTCAACTCGCCTATCCTGATCGCCAATGTGTGGCATTTGTCGGAGACGGTGGATTTTCCATGCTGATGGCCGAACTAGCGACCTGCGTGAAATATCAATTGCCGGTGAAAGTCATCATTATTAAAAATAATACGTTGGGCATGATTAAATGGGAACAAATGGTTTTTCTTGGAAATCCAGAATACGGATGTGAACTCCATCCGATTAACTTTGCTCTTTTTGCTGAAGCCTGTGGAGCAAAAGGACTCACGATTGACGATCCTCAGCACTGTGCGGCGACTCTTCAGGAAGCGTTTGAAACTCCAGGCCCAGTTATTATTGAAGCCCTTGTCGATCCTTTTGAGCCTCCCATGCCTCCGAAAGTCACATTGGACCAAGCCGCAAAATTCGCCCATTCGTTGGCCAAGGGAGAACCCAATAGGGACAAGATTGCATTAACCGTCTTATCCGATAAAGTGCGTGAGTTGATCTGA
- a CDS encoding SgcJ/EcaC family oxidoreductase, which produces MNPYTQTGVLILCVVIATLSLQTKHSLGSSKKQDKEAIQGIVREFVRAWNHDDANALVELFVKDGELDTPREAEAESRSAIRKLLTQDREELFQESSLKKDIRKIRFQGENRATVEGHYSLAGIEPGMGLVEVSVQGTYIFFLEKHHGAWFIKKCDIRQSDS; this is translated from the coding sequence ATGAATCCATATACACAAACTGGCGTTCTGATTCTTTGTGTTGTGATTGCGACTCTTTCCTTGCAGACGAAACATTCTTTGGGTTCATCTAAAAAGCAAGACAAGGAAGCGATTCAAGGCATTGTTAGGGAGTTTGTACGTGCGTGGAATCACGATGATGCAAATGCCCTAGTGGAACTATTTGTGAAGGATGGCGAATTGGATACTCCAAGGGAGGCTGAGGCTGAATCCCGATCAGCCATTCGAAAATTGCTGACCCAAGACCGTGAGGAATTATTCCAAGAGTCCAGTCTAAAAAAAGACATTCGGAAAATACGGTTTCAGGGAGAGAATAGAGCCACGGTAGAAGGGCATTATTCTTTAGCTGGTATAGAGCCTGGCATGGGTCTCGTTGAGGTGTCAGTCCAAGGAACCTATATTTTTTTCTTGGAAAAACATCATGGTGCATGGTTCATCAAAAAGTGTGACATTCGACAATCCGATTCCTAA